The following proteins are encoded in a genomic region of Polyangiaceae bacterium:
- a CDS encoding L,D-transpeptidase yields the protein MTACIRPLARRFVVRGLVALLVAACSAPEEPPGRSVEATEPQAFVVTHPSASSLPLPPDAALPEIEITEPTAHDLEPGHGHKLASIAMRNYIYIAPDYQSTRLGYLRAGAIVDRAAVPAGFKRCKAGFYRIHPRGYVCAGIGASLDVDHPVALAAYRGPRRGEPFPYHYVISRVPTPHLYVHLPTPQEQYDVEGRPVDSPPMNPWVLREIAETVGEPDALSAFLASGKDLPKPAGAQERMRFPAHRGRAKPRSAFGLIATFDWTNRRFGLTTELDLVPIDRTRLVRLSSMRGIKMAGEEFVPAFVTHHGLHALRPDPEGKLREAELVPFRSGYSLTGGASSGGTHRIQGKPGEALAAFLETAEGVWLPASSLRIGRLGTDLWGHAKRGKRWIDVSIERQMLIAYEGTRPVFATLVSTGRGGLSDPQTTSATVQGTFFVQSKHVSATMDGDPQDETARELHDVPYVQYFHQNYAIHGAYWHDQFGKTKSNGCVNVSPADAAWLFEFTDPRVPAEWHGAMTPAGGTLIYIHP from the coding sequence CTGACCGCATGCATACGACCTTTGGCGCGTCGGTTCGTCGTGCGCGGGCTCGTCGCGCTGCTCGTCGCGGCATGCAGCGCGCCTGAAGAACCTCCTGGACGCAGCGTCGAGGCAACCGAGCCGCAAGCGTTTGTCGTTACGCACCCTTCGGCGAGCTCTCTGCCGCTCCCGCCGGATGCGGCTTTACCGGAGATTGAAATCACCGAACCGACTGCCCATGATCTCGAGCCCGGGCATGGTCACAAGCTCGCAAGCATTGCGATGCGCAATTACATCTACATTGCGCCAGATTATCAATCGACGCGGCTCGGTTATTTGCGAGCGGGCGCCATTGTCGATCGTGCGGCCGTGCCGGCGGGGTTCAAACGTTGCAAAGCTGGGTTTTATCGAATTCATCCGCGCGGCTACGTCTGCGCGGGCATCGGTGCGTCGCTCGATGTGGACCATCCCGTGGCGCTTGCGGCCTATCGCGGGCCTCGTCGAGGTGAGCCATTCCCGTACCATTACGTCATTTCACGCGTGCCGACGCCGCATCTTTATGTTCACTTGCCGACGCCCCAAGAGCAGTACGATGTCGAGGGCAGGCCGGTCGATTCGCCACCGATGAATCCGTGGGTATTGCGAGAAATCGCAGAGACCGTGGGGGAGCCGGATGCGCTTTCGGCATTTCTTGCAAGCGGAAAAGATTTGCCCAAACCGGCAGGGGCGCAGGAGCGCATGCGATTTCCAGCGCACCGTGGCCGCGCCAAACCTCGATCGGCGTTCGGCCTCATTGCGACGTTCGATTGGACGAACCGCCGTTTTGGCCTCACCACCGAGCTCGACCTCGTGCCGATCGATCGCACGCGCCTCGTTCGTCTTTCATCGATGCGTGGCATCAAAATGGCCGGCGAGGAATTCGTGCCCGCGTTCGTCACGCATCACGGTTTGCATGCGCTGCGCCCGGATCCCGAAGGGAAACTGCGCGAAGCGGAATTGGTTCCATTTCGATCGGGTTATTCGCTCACGGGTGGAGCGTCGAGTGGCGGGACGCATCGTATTCAGGGAAAACCCGGCGAAGCATTGGCGGCGTTTTTGGAGACGGCCGAAGGGGTTTGGCTTCCTGCATCGAGCTTGCGCATTGGCCGATTGGGGACCGATTTGTGGGGTCATGCCAAACGCGGCAAACGTTGGATCGACGTATCCATCGAGCGGCAGATGCTCATTGCGTACGAGGGCACGCGTCCCGTCTTTGCGACGCTCGTATCGACGGGCCGAGGTGGCCTTTCGGATCCGCAAACGACGAGCGCCACGGTGCAAGGGACGTTTTTCGTGCAATCGAAGCACGTGTCTGCGACGATGGATGGCGATCCTCAAGACGAAACGGCGCGCGAATTACACGACGTGCCGTACGTGCAATATTTTCATCAGAATTACGCGATTCACGGAGCCTATTGGCACGATCAATTCGGCAAGACGAAGAGCAATGGATGCGTGAACGTTTCCCCTGCAGATGCTGCGTGGCTCTTCGAGTTCACCGATCCTCGCGTGCCCGCTGAATGGCATGGCGCCATGACACCCGCTGGCGGCACGCTCATTTACATTCATCCGTGA
- a CDS encoding DUF1998 domain-containing protein, which translates to MRDVILDILVAWSRTGRAMPWRSGLLGALAAFVVIAYLAAIARSRFELRAMRVSTGPLFALAGVIVFALGAVVALADAILAWQDMPLVEERILLFFAPGEGQAAYEELRRLLGILEGGRFILPGSVHVPLSLFFAGILYIGIVFWAARTLEEMASIEQKPDDVLAKERAEEEKKIKKAIAEGRPLPTAPASSIPLADDRFGRVFKMLGHWTSVEFVEDRFLRWQGPLVFSVTGLLLLALPSALGGHLSAPLWVGSAILLDGLRRNLATPTKPPAKPPAEPAAPEKTQRPPIQPLILAVHEAEGPLLLPPKQPEAAPGQLSPGTDLRAKRMLDDLARELGALRGLYVHQGLTGDAFAARKNILLSTPPLSGKTTTLELLLFYSLLVDAEAVLWIAPSAAEAAIAERRVLARAEALRWKWNVHSANLAVSKGTVDPTHGNPALIFADPAGIHRELCGRQQEWSGFLGGLGLVIVPDLDEWQGPSGAHLSLLLRRLRRAVSRCAPVPPGAKPPGERIRCLMTADPVFRDLGQFAERIIGRPVLQLGPEVSAAPRPPAVSYCLPPAARPDRDYHPAVRILGEALAHGFSAELFGYEDVLSRADVARANEWSLGRGVATRGRSFAAERDEANAALAGAEVVIARLRADRYALSQTLVAHVGFRAATIPDARMASLGAGERVGKAILPRMPVAEEPSADKPQIGEGQTELQGQLNAEGIAAQEVERKVLVLWQPDPDPLSALLAHERPPFDHPDFALGQTIVVDPLADAIQRVHLHAALAEAAWSMEELVQDFSRPVVRAEIDAMRNAGEASSTSLREETRIVLDSARGTRQDVSMFSLSLGEPPEAMRFDVAGEPAEVVDRHTGDVLFGVERARMLSAAYPGRIFVLRGGRYVVKPLEEQDGIEQGRVACEREERWLVTSPIRVVDCKPIERRVSGNAARAGNAERRAEPTRSIGGAAFYFERRLVDIEETVLGVRRYGPDGRERDTTMYAEPIVHRYSSKATLLGFPKETFGEISPAALHALTHLFRVTLSAFVAHREEDLLVVRAKDVGSSLQSGIAFVDAHPGGVGFSEAVTLDVLRVMVGFSLAIVERCPMRCKDASGCSRCVRIVNCHAEQHEMALLDKQGVAELLRKMLKVEPVAT; encoded by the coding sequence ATGAGGGACGTCATTCTGGACATCCTCGTTGCGTGGTCTCGCACGGGCCGCGCGATGCCCTGGCGCTCGGGCCTTTTGGGAGCGCTCGCGGCATTCGTCGTCATTGCGTATCTCGCCGCAATTGCCCGATCACGATTCGAGCTGCGAGCCATGCGCGTATCGACGGGCCCTCTTTTTGCATTGGCCGGCGTCATCGTCTTCGCGCTCGGCGCCGTCGTGGCGCTCGCTGATGCCATTTTGGCTTGGCAAGACATGCCTCTCGTCGAGGAGCGCATTTTGTTGTTTTTTGCCCCTGGCGAAGGGCAAGCTGCTTACGAAGAATTGCGGCGTTTATTGGGTATTCTCGAGGGCGGACGATTCATTCTTCCCGGCTCCGTACACGTCCCGCTGTCGTTATTTTTCGCTGGAATCTTGTATATCGGCATCGTGTTTTGGGCGGCTCGGACGCTCGAGGAAATGGCCAGCATCGAGCAAAAGCCGGACGATGTGCTGGCCAAGGAGCGGGCCGAAGAAGAGAAGAAAATCAAAAAAGCGATTGCGGAAGGCCGGCCATTGCCAACTGCACCGGCATCGAGCATTCCGCTGGCCGATGATCGATTCGGGCGAGTGTTCAAAATGCTCGGGCATTGGACCAGCGTCGAATTCGTCGAGGATCGCTTCTTGCGCTGGCAAGGGCCGCTCGTCTTTTCGGTGACGGGTTTATTGCTTCTCGCCTTGCCGTCGGCTCTCGGTGGCCATCTCTCGGCGCCGCTTTGGGTAGGCTCGGCCATTTTGCTCGATGGCCTTCGGCGCAATCTCGCGACACCCACGAAGCCCCCGGCAAAACCCCCGGCTGAGCCTGCAGCACCGGAAAAGACGCAGCGCCCTCCCATTCAGCCGCTCATTTTGGCCGTGCACGAAGCGGAAGGACCGCTCCTCTTGCCGCCGAAGCAGCCGGAAGCAGCACCGGGCCAATTGTCTCCAGGAACCGATCTTCGAGCCAAACGTATGCTCGACGATCTCGCGCGAGAATTGGGCGCCCTCCGAGGGCTCTACGTGCATCAAGGTTTGACGGGGGATGCATTCGCGGCGCGCAAAAATATTCTTCTGTCCACGCCTCCCTTGTCCGGAAAAACGACGACACTCGAGCTGCTTTTGTTCTATTCGCTGCTCGTCGACGCCGAAGCCGTTCTGTGGATTGCGCCTTCTGCAGCGGAGGCTGCCATTGCCGAGCGTCGCGTGCTCGCTCGCGCCGAAGCATTGCGCTGGAAATGGAACGTGCATTCGGCCAATCTGGCCGTGAGCAAAGGGACGGTCGATCCTACCCACGGAAACCCTGCGCTCATTTTCGCGGACCCTGCGGGAATTCATCGCGAGCTGTGTGGTCGTCAGCAGGAATGGTCGGGATTCCTTGGCGGCCTCGGCCTCGTCATCGTGCCCGACCTCGATGAATGGCAGGGACCTTCCGGGGCCCATCTTTCGCTGCTCTTGCGTCGTTTGCGTCGCGCCGTTTCCCGTTGTGCACCGGTTCCGCCCGGAGCCAAGCCTCCGGGGGAACGCATTCGATGTTTGATGACGGCCGATCCCGTATTTCGGGACCTCGGCCAATTTGCAGAACGCATCATCGGTCGGCCCGTCTTGCAGCTTGGCCCCGAAGTTTCTGCGGCGCCGCGTCCTCCTGCGGTATCGTATTGCCTTCCGCCCGCGGCGCGACCGGATCGTGATTATCACCCGGCAGTACGCATTTTGGGTGAAGCGTTGGCGCATGGGTTTTCTGCAGAATTGTTCGGCTATGAAGACGTGCTTTCGCGAGCTGATGTCGCTCGGGCAAACGAATGGAGCTTGGGTCGCGGGGTAGCGACGCGCGGCCGATCGTTTGCCGCGGAACGTGACGAAGCCAATGCGGCCCTTGCAGGCGCCGAAGTCGTGATTGCTCGATTGCGCGCCGATCGTTATGCGCTCAGCCAAACGCTCGTGGCGCATGTGGGGTTTCGAGCGGCCACCATTCCGGATGCGCGCATGGCGTCGCTCGGCGCGGGCGAACGCGTTGGCAAAGCGATCCTTCCGCGTATGCCCGTGGCCGAAGAACCATCCGCGGACAAACCGCAAATTGGCGAAGGTCAAACTGAATTGCAAGGTCAGCTCAACGCGGAAGGCATTGCGGCGCAAGAGGTCGAGCGTAAAGTGCTCGTGCTGTGGCAGCCCGATCCCGATCCACTTTCGGCGCTCCTTGCTCACGAACGGCCGCCCTTCGACCATCCCGATTTCGCGCTCGGACAAACCATTGTCGTCGATCCCCTCGCGGACGCGATTCAGCGCGTGCATTTGCATGCGGCGCTCGCCGAGGCAGCTTGGAGCATGGAAGAGCTCGTGCAAGATTTCTCGCGTCCCGTGGTTCGAGCCGAAATCGATGCAATGCGCAATGCCGGCGAAGCGTCATCGACGAGTTTGCGTGAAGAAACGCGTATCGTGCTCGATTCAGCGCGAGGAACGCGTCAAGACGTTTCCATGTTTTCGCTATCGCTCGGCGAGCCGCCGGAGGCCATGCGCTTCGACGTGGCCGGTGAACCTGCGGAAGTCGTGGATCGGCATACAGGGGACGTGCTTTTCGGCGTCGAACGAGCGCGTATGTTGTCCGCGGCTTACCCTGGTCGCATTTTCGTTTTGCGGGGTGGGCGTTATGTGGTCAAACCATTGGAGGAGCAGGACGGCATCGAGCAGGGGCGCGTCGCATGCGAGCGCGAAGAACGATGGCTCGTCACGAGCCCCATTCGCGTCGTCGATTGCAAACCCATTGAAAGGCGCGTGAGTGGCAATGCGGCGCGCGCCGGTAATGCCGAACGGCGCGCAGAGCCAACACGCTCGATTGGCGGTGCCGCGTTTTACTTCGAGCGGCGATTGGTCGACATCGAAGAGACCGTTTTGGGCGTTCGTCGATATGGTCCGGATGGACGCGAGCGGGATACGACGATGTACGCCGAGCCCATCGTGCACCGATATTCATCGAAAGCAACGCTTCTTGGATTCCCCAAGGAAACCTTCGGTGAGATTTCCCCCGCGGCATTGCATGCGCTAACGCATCTATTTCGTGTCACGCTCTCGGCTTTCGTTGCTCACCGCGAAGAGGACCTGCTGGTGGTGCGGGCAAAAGACGTGGGATCGTCTTTACAATCCGGTATTGCATTCGTCGACGCGCATCCGGGCGGCGTGGGTTTTTCCGAAGCGGTTACGCTGGATGTTCTCCGCGTGATGGTAGGTTTTTCATTGGCCATCGTCGAGCGGTGCCCGATGCGTTGCAAGGATGCGTCGGGGTGTTCCCGGTGCGTGCGGATCGTGAATTGTCACGCCGAACAGCATGAAATGGCATTGCTCGACAAACAGGGTGTCGCGGAACTATTGCGGAAGATGCTGAAGGTGGAACCTGTCGCAACGTGA
- a CDS encoding VWA domain-containing protein: MAMIPRLLAGVAIGAAIATVPNSALADGALRTVLVIDASSSMRATDPKELRKVAAELFVDLTRDGDQLAVVGFDGASRDAMPALVTIRGPFDRDAVKRAIRAVGNDGNWTDFTAGFDGARRILAATPRGPGDQDLVLFLTDGRCDPDPRGPIVEAAKTLGGGKSKVEEVCQQRVFDEQIPGLGKARVYAVGLSKSAPRVFLEELGRRTGGIGVATDRADELPHLFADIYARLFGGRLVEGPAASTISVTVDEGASSVDVVLVGPPKLGMRLFDPSGTEVDKGNARPEAVYFSDGPAYRMFRIDKPSAGAYRLDVGADGKGGRYAVLQNFDLTLDFPGLPELVEVGKPLPVTLRLATPGGKASPAAFSARHSFSLLATEGAAACDDAAFAAAVPVAIRMRPDGTHEATMIPMKKGALCLVGRMAPGESGVLTREVRSRTVRVVPPIHLKASVAAPFGQVKQEQQGSATISLDGSEVGESMIAGLEITGLGDGMSFSHRNFEIAPGGPRTFKVSLGVGRDSPPGPREIGVRIVPLNPSGFADRAVSVTIPVSVVPLSFWERYGRNIQIGLGALFGLVLLLGLIVPARFRRTAILHYEDRRDPDMPREAKFPLGAKARAGLYRSAKIMLGPAGPVRKAGVVELRAGPGGAVFAQPLGGRKAKELPRDTEFGGAEPRELQLVKGWFRVSPGVKYEIDGTGLVFFWSIR; the protein is encoded by the coding sequence ATGGCAATGATTCCGAGGCTTCTGGCGGGCGTAGCAATCGGGGCAGCCATCGCTACGGTGCCCAATTCAGCATTGGCCGATGGAGCTTTGCGCACGGTGCTCGTGATCGATGCGTCGTCGTCGATGCGCGCCACGGATCCGAAGGAACTGCGCAAAGTCGCTGCGGAGTTATTCGTCGACCTCACGCGTGATGGCGATCAACTGGCCGTCGTCGGATTCGATGGCGCTTCGCGCGATGCAATGCCCGCGCTCGTCACGATTCGTGGTCCATTTGATCGCGACGCGGTCAAGCGAGCCATTCGTGCGGTCGGCAATGACGGAAACTGGACAGACTTCACGGCTGGATTCGATGGGGCTCGTCGCATTCTCGCGGCCACGCCACGAGGACCGGGTGACCAGGATCTCGTCCTTTTCTTGACCGATGGTCGTTGCGATCCCGACCCGCGCGGTCCCATCGTCGAAGCTGCGAAAACGCTTGGAGGTGGCAAATCCAAGGTCGAAGAGGTGTGCCAACAGCGCGTATTCGATGAACAAATCCCTGGTCTGGGCAAAGCGCGCGTTTACGCCGTTGGGCTATCGAAGAGCGCACCGCGCGTTTTTCTAGAAGAACTCGGGCGACGGACGGGCGGAATTGGTGTCGCGACCGATCGTGCCGATGAATTGCCCCACCTTTTTGCCGATATCTACGCGCGTCTTTTCGGTGGACGCCTCGTCGAAGGTCCTGCGGCATCGACCATTTCCGTGACGGTCGACGAAGGCGCTTCGTCCGTCGACGTCGTATTGGTTGGCCCTCCCAAGCTCGGCATGCGCCTATTCGATCCCTCTGGCACCGAAGTCGACAAGGGAAATGCTCGCCCCGAAGCCGTCTACTTTTCGGATGGTCCAGCGTATAGAATGTTCCGCATCGACAAACCGTCCGCTGGTGCTTATCGATTGGATGTCGGCGCCGATGGAAAAGGCGGCCGTTATGCCGTTTTGCAAAACTTCGATCTTACGCTCGACTTTCCTGGTCTGCCCGAGCTCGTCGAAGTAGGCAAGCCATTACCAGTGACCTTGCGTTTGGCGACGCCCGGCGGAAAAGCGAGCCCGGCTGCATTTTCGGCAAGGCATTCGTTTTCCCTTTTGGCGACCGAAGGCGCCGCAGCGTGTGACGATGCTGCATTCGCTGCAGCGGTTCCCGTGGCCATTCGAATGCGCCCCGATGGAACGCACGAAGCCACGATGATCCCGATGAAAAAGGGCGCATTGTGCCTCGTTGGTCGTATGGCGCCGGGGGAAAGTGGCGTGCTCACGCGCGAGGTTCGTTCGCGCACCGTACGCGTGGTGCCGCCCATTCATTTGAAGGCGTCCGTCGCGGCGCCGTTTGGTCAAGTAAAACAAGAACAGCAAGGCAGCGCGACGATTTCCCTCGATGGCAGCGAAGTGGGCGAATCGATGATTGCGGGACTCGAAATCACCGGTCTCGGTGATGGCATGTCGTTTTCCCATCGCAATTTCGAGATTGCTCCTGGTGGGCCGAGGACGTTCAAGGTATCGCTTGGCGTCGGTCGAGACTCACCGCCGGGCCCGCGGGAAATTGGCGTGCGCATCGTGCCATTGAATCCATCGGGCTTCGCGGATCGTGCCGTTTCCGTGACGATTCCGGTCTCCGTCGTGCCGCTCTCGTTTTGGGAGCGATATGGTCGCAACATCCAAATCGGACTGGGCGCGCTCTTCGGTTTGGTGCTCCTTTTGGGGCTGATCGTCCCTGCGCGTTTTCGGCGCACGGCCATTTTGCATTATGAAGACAGGCGCGATCCCGACATGCCGCGAGAGGCGAAATTCCCGCTGGGTGCCAAGGCGCGCGCTGGCCTCTATCGATCCGCAAAAATCATGCTCGGACCGGCCGGACCTGTGCGCAAGGCGGGCGTGGTCGAGCTGCGTGCGGGACCTGGCGGGGCGGTTTTTGCGCAGCCGCTTGGGGGCCGCAAAGCAAAGGAACTGCCGCGTGACACGGAATTTGGTGGGGCGGAACCTCGCGAGCTGCAGCTCGTCAAAGGCTGGTTTCGAGTGTCCCCGGGCGTGAAGTACGAAATCGACGGTACGGGGCTCGTTTTTTTCTGGTCCATTCGCTAG
- a CDS encoding CBS domain-containing protein yields MPNRRTIRKYMTPSPVTVTRTTTMARAMKVLDEHGFRHLPIIDDAGKLVGCLSERELKIVENMRVVDAGMACVEDFILGPPYAVSPDTTLREVTQAMAENKHGSAVVVEGDRVVGMFTTVNALRALSSVLDELEGAE; encoded by the coding sequence ATGCCGAATCGCCGAACGATCCGCAAGTACATGACCCCGAGTCCTGTCACCGTCACGCGCACGACGACCATGGCGCGCGCGATGAAAGTGCTCGACGAACACGGCTTCAGGCACCTGCCCATCATCGACGACGCCGGAAAGCTCGTCGGGTGTTTGTCCGAGCGCGAGCTGAAGATCGTCGAGAACATGCGTGTCGTCGATGCTGGCATGGCGTGCGTCGAAGACTTCATCCTCGGCCCGCCCTATGCCGTCTCGCCAGACACTACGTTGCGCGAAGTCACGCAGGCGATGGCCGAAAACAAGCACGGATCGGCCGTCGTCGTCGAAGGCGATCGTGTCGTCGGCATGTTCACCACCGTCAATGCCCTCCGTGCCCTCTCGTCGGTCCTCGACGAGCTCGAAGGCGCCGAATAA
- a CDS encoding DUF4215 domain-containing protein, with protein MLALVAGACGRTPLDVPESESLGPGCGDGVVDPGEMCDDRNSISTDACLSACVFARCGDGIVHAGVEACDDNNSVPGDGCTNDCALPSCGNGIVEAGELCDDGNGIDTDACPSRCLPAICGDGFVHAGFEQCDGGVLNADRPAFLLVQGDLVRPIEPVERDESVNSFYNYFSASAHTGFEEVGTSNLFLYRDIGPEGRLGLVTIHGADKGTSPETQPDSKVIQSMSGLPSGTFVAITDDGKKEFFLTEPTAALGEWTFNDNSDGGALSGLPAPGAFVIEIASQFASGISTWEYVDGDGERIALVANQPAKIISLDVPSECRLDCTIPRCGDDILDAGEVCDDGNTSSGDGCAADCKSTN; from the coding sequence ATGCTTGCGCTCGTCGCGGGTGCTTGCGGGCGTACGCCACTCGATGTTCCCGAATCAGAATCGCTCGGTCCTGGTTGTGGCGACGGTGTGGTGGACCCCGGGGAAATGTGTGACGACCGCAATTCCATCAGCACGGATGCGTGTCTTTCGGCATGTGTCTTTGCACGATGCGGCGACGGAATCGTGCATGCCGGCGTGGAAGCATGCGACGACAACAATTCCGTGCCCGGTGACGGCTGTACCAACGATTGCGCTTTGCCAAGCTGCGGCAATGGCATTGTCGAAGCGGGCGAGCTGTGTGACGACGGCAATGGCATCGATACGGACGCTTGTCCTTCGCGTTGTTTGCCGGCAATCTGTGGCGACGGCTTCGTTCACGCGGGATTCGAGCAATGCGACGGAGGCGTCTTGAATGCCGATCGCCCTGCGTTTTTGCTCGTGCAAGGAGACCTCGTGCGTCCCATCGAGCCCGTGGAGCGAGACGAATCCGTCAATTCATTTTACAATTACTTCTCGGCGAGCGCACACACGGGTTTCGAAGAGGTAGGTACGAGCAACCTCTTCTTGTATCGTGATATTGGCCCAGAAGGACGATTGGGGCTCGTGACGATTCACGGTGCCGACAAAGGGACGTCACCAGAAACTCAGCCCGATTCCAAGGTGATTCAATCCATGTCGGGATTGCCATCGGGCACGTTCGTTGCCATCACCGACGATGGGAAAAAGGAATTTTTCTTGACGGAGCCTACGGCAGCGCTCGGTGAGTGGACCTTCAACGACAACAGCGACGGTGGGGCTCTTTCGGGTTTGCCGGCCCCCGGGGCGTTCGTCATCGAAATCGCTTCGCAATTTGCATCGGGGATCTCGACGTGGGAATACGTCGACGGAGACGGCGAACGAATCGCGCTCGTCGCGAATCAACCAGCCAAAATCATTTCGCTCGACGTCCCGTCCGAATGCCGTCTCGATTGCACGATACCTCGGTGCGGCGACGACATTTTGGACGCGGGAGAAGTGTGCGACGACGGCAATACATCGAGTGGAGATGGTTGCGCCGCGGATTGTAAAAGCACGAATTGA
- a CDS encoding SDR family oxidoreductase → MRIVRGKPHAPLSPARVRLMRLVVDLDLQGTVVFVTGASGTIGNEICRAFLDEGALVAAFSRRGMPEGDRERTLSLIGDVRDVESIDAAMRETEKRFGRVDVCVAGAGLWPPQPVMLHQIDPARVREVVETNLLGSMWTARAFLASLERTGPRTDARGSSIVFVGSTAGHFGERGHSEYAASKSALRGLTASLKNEIVLLDPHGRVNLVEPGWTVTPTIQEYLERHGVLERTMRTMSLRQLAAPLDVARAILFLASPAMSRHVTGESLLVAGGMEGRVLW, encoded by the coding sequence ATGCGCATCGTGCGAGGGAAGCCTCACGCGCCCTTGTCGCCCGCGCGCGTTCGTCTTATGCGTCTCGTCGTGGACCTCGACCTTCAAGGCACTGTCGTTTTCGTGACGGGCGCATCGGGCACCATTGGCAACGAGATCTGCCGCGCGTTTCTCGATGAGGGAGCCCTCGTCGCCGCATTCTCCCGGCGCGGCATGCCCGAGGGAGATCGCGAACGCACGTTGTCGCTCATCGGCGACGTGCGCGATGTCGAATCCATCGACGCAGCGATGCGCGAAACGGAGAAACGATTCGGTCGCGTCGATGTGTGCGTCGCGGGCGCCGGATTATGGCCTCCCCAGCCGGTCATGCTGCACCAGATCGACCCGGCACGCGTGCGTGAGGTTGTCGAGACGAACCTACTCGGATCGATGTGGACCGCGCGCGCATTTCTCGCATCGCTCGAACGGACGGGGCCACGTACGGATGCGCGCGGCTCGAGCATCGTCTTCGTCGGTTCGACGGCAGGGCACTTCGGCGAACGTGGACACAGCGAATACGCTGCGAGCAAGTCGGCTCTTCGAGGCCTCACCGCGTCGCTCAAAAACGAGATCGTGCTGCTCGACCCGCACGGCCGCGTCAATCTCGTCGAGCCAGGTTGGACCGTGACGCCGACGATCCAAGAATATCTCGAACGCCACGGCGTGCTCGAAAGGACCATGCGCACCATGTCGCTACGGCAGCTCGCAGCGCCGTTGGATGTTGCGCGCGCCATCTTGTTCTTGGCGTCGCCTGCAATGTCGCGCCACGTCACGGGCGAATCGCTTCTCGTCGCGGGAGGCATGGAAGGCCGTGTGCTCTGGTAG